ACTTCTCATCTGGTGGAGATTGTAGGTCTTCGGTTGCCGAACCTATTTCTATTTTAATGGCTTCTGCAGTACTTTCACCTACATAAAGGTTATGCTGGGTACGCATGTAATAAATAATGTCGTTGGTAAATACATCACCTGCAATTTTAACCGACTTATCACAAACAATACCACCAAGTGCAATTACTGCAATTTCAGTAGTACCACCCCCTATATCAACAATCATATTACCTTTTGGTTGCATAATGTCTAAACCTATACCAATAGCTGCTGCCATTGGTTCGTGGATCAAATACACCTCTTTACCGTTAACACGTTCTGCAGATTCTTTTACGGCACGCATTTCTACTTCTGTAATTCCACTAGGAATACAAATAACTAAACGCAATGCTGGCGGAAACCATTTTTTCTTTAATGCCGGAATGTTCTTAATAAACATCATCAACATTTTCTCAGAAGCGTCAAAATCAGCTATTACACCATCTTTCAATGGTCTAATAGTTTTAATATTTTCATGGGTCTTTCCTTGCATCATGTTGGCTTCTTTACCAACTGCAATGATTTTACCGCTAATTCTATCTCTAGCAACTATTGACGGACTGTCAACAACTACCTTGTCATTATGAATTATAAGGGTGTTCGCTGTACCTAAATCTATAGCTATTTCCTCGGTCAAGAAATCAAAAAATCCCATATGTGATGTTTAAATTTTAGATAAAAGGGTGTATTTCATCGACAAAAGTAATGAAATTAATGCTTGAAATGACGTGTGCCTGTCATCACCATTGAAATTTTGTGTTCGTTGCAATAATCTATGCTTAATTGGTCTTTTATGGATCCCCCTGGTTGTATTACACTGGTGATTCCTGCTTTATCGGCAATTTCAACACAGTCTGGGAACGGGAAGAAAGCATCACTTGCCATAACCGCACCTTTAAGGTCAAAATTAAAAGACTCTGCTTTGTGTATTGCTTGGTTCAAGGCATCTACTCTACTGGTTTGACCGGTACCACTTGCGCAAAGTTGTTTGTTTTTGGCTAAAACAATGGTATTGGATTTTGTATGCTTACAAAGTTTTGATGCAAAAATTAAATCTTCTAACTCTTGATCAGTAGGTTTAGTGGTAGTTGCATTCGTAAGGTCAGCAATGGCATCTGTTTTATGATCTTTTTCTTGAAGAAGCATACCGTTTAAACAAGTTCTTACTTGCATTTCTGGCATGTCAACTTCATTTTGGATCAAGATGATTCTGTTTTTCTTTCCTTTTAAAATTTCCAATGCCTCAGCATTGTAGCTTGGAGCTATAACTACCTCGCAGAATAATTTATGTATTTCCTCTGCTGTAGCCTTATCAATTTCTTTGTTACTGATTAAAACACCGCCAAAAGCAGATACGGGGTCACCGGCTAAAGCGTCTACATAAGCTTGGTGTAACGTGTCTCTTTGTGCTAGTCCGCAAGCATTGTTATGTTTCAAAATAGCAAAGGTTGGTGCGTCATTTTTAAACTCTAACATTAAGTTTACAGCTGCATCAACATCCAATAGATTGTTATATGATAATTCTTTACCGTGAAGCTTGGAGAACATTGCATCAAAATCACCAAAGAAGAATCCTTTTTGGTGAGGGTTTTCTCCGTAGCGTAAAACCTTACCGGAAGTTTCACTGACTTTAAGCGCGGCTAAATCATGGTTTTGGTTGAAATAATTGAAAATAGCAGTATCGTAGTGGGAGGAAACATTGAAAGATTTAGCAGCAAAACGCTTTCTATCTTCTAGGCTAATGTTTCCGTTATCTGCAGAAATAACTTCAAGAAAATCAGCATAATCTTCCATAGAGGAAACGCAGGTAACATCTTTAAAGTTCTTGGCTGCGGCACGTATAAGCGAAATACCACCTATATCTATCTTCTCAATGATATCTTGCTCAGAAGCACCACTGGCAACCGTTTTTTCAAACGGATACAGATCCACAATAACAATGTCTATTTGCGGAATTTCAAACTCTGCCAACTGTGCAACATCACTTTCGTTATCCTGTCTGTTTAAAATACCGCCAAATACTTTTGGGTGTAAAGTTTTAACTCTTCCTCCTAAAATAGAAGGGTAGCTTGTTACATCCTCTACGGGAACAACGTCTATTCCTAAATCAGTGATGAATTTTTCGGTTCCTCCAGTGGAGTAAATAGTGATTCCTAATTCTTGAAATTTTCTTACTATCGGCTCTAATCCGTCTTTATGAAAAACTGAAATTAAGGCTGAAGACGCTTTTTTTACACTGCTCATTGTATGATGCTTAAATGTTTTTAATAAGCAAGCAAAAGTAATTTTTTTGCGGTTACAAAATGGCGTAGTTTATCAACAAAAACCCTAAAGTTTTAAAGAATTTTGGCTACTTCAAAATTAACGAATTCCAAAAAGGTCTCATCTGCCTTTGTAAATGGGTCTGGAGTATTGGAATCTATGTCTATTTGCCCAATGTTTTCACCATTTAAAAATAAGGGTATAACTATTTCTGATTTCACGGTAATACTGCAGGCTATATAGTTGTCTTGGGCCTGTACATCTGGCACCACAAAATTTTCATTACTTTCTGCAACCTGCCCGCAAATGCCTTTGCCAAAAGGAATAATGGTATGGTCTGTTGGTGCACCGGCGTATTGGCCTAGTTTTAGCTCGCGCTTATCCCCGTTTTTAAAATAAAACCCTACCCAATCATAATGTGGTACTTCGGCTTTTAGAAGTTCACAAATGGCTAGCATTTTTGCATCTGGAGTTTTGTTTGAGTCTATAATGGAGCTTACTTGAGGGCGCAATAAATTGAACATACCTTTTTTTGACAAAAATACATATTGTTATTGTGTAACAATAGACTCTAAAACAAAAAAAGAGGATGTATTTAAACATCCTCTTTTTAACTATTTGATTATGATTTAAGATTATGGTTGAATCTTTACATCGAATTCAATAAAGTCGTTATTGTTGAAGCCAGGTTCTATGGCTGTAATTTTAATTAAACCTTTTTTGCCGTAGTTATCTACAAATTCAATAATATCGCCTACACTTAAGTTCGTGATTTTTTGGGCGCTAGAACTTGTAATAAAATTTAATTCACTGTTTAAGGCTATTGCATCAAATGCAGTGACATCTATTGTTGTAGAAGTTGCAAAAAACATTTGGTTCAATGTTTCGGTAGCGGCATTCTCTTCCTCTGCGCCAGGCTTAAGCCCTTCTACATCAAATCCAAAAGAAGCATCATATTGTTCCGTTGAAGCAAAAGAAGCGTTGTCGCCGGCAGAAGGGCCGGAAGCACCGTAGTAGTATCCAAAATCCCAGAAAGCTCTAAACTCAGGTCCCACATCAATTCTATATACAGTTTCATTTAATAGGGAAAAGAAAGATTCCGTTGATCCATCTTGTGCAGGTGCAAATAGTTTAATATCTGTAAATTCCCTAACTGCAGCTACAGGGTTTGCGCCTGTACCTACGGTAACTGTAATTTGACCTACTCCTAATGCCAATCTTTTTGAGCTATCTCGAAAATCACCTTTGCCTGTAGTGGTCCAAAATGAGTAAACAATTTCACCGTTTTCAATATCTGGTACAGGAAGTGGAAATGAAAAATCTATTTCTTTCTTGGTGGCGCCATCTAAATCTATAGAGCCGTCTGCTTTCAGTGCTTTGTCAAGATCATCACTTTCCAAATCAAAAGAACTAAAAGGCATTTCACCTTGACCTAAGTAATTTTGTGTAATATACATTCTACGTTGAGTAGTGGCATCTGAGGTAAAAATAACCCTACCGGTTACATTCGTGCCCGCTTCTCCGCTAGCAGAGGCAGAAGTTATGTTCGATGAAGGTACGGCCTCATTGAAAACTATTGTTGCTACCTCCGGTTCATCAGTGTCATCGCCATCATCACCGCCAGTGTTATCTGGTATTGGGGTGTCAAAAACAGATCCGTCGTCTGAACTACAACTGCCTATAAAAAGCGCAATAGTGCAAATAAGAAAAGTGGTTTTTAATTGTTTTTTCATAATTGTTAAAAATTTAGTTATTGGTTATTACGTTAATGTGTTCAGTGCTTTTAACTTGAAAAAAGTTTTTATCGTATATGTTTTGCAATATTTCTTAATGAAATTACTAGGGATTTAATGTCTTGTACTAAATTTCATTAAATATGTGATTTTTAATTTTTTATAATCTGTAACTTTGTAGTCATGAAAAATTTGTTTCATAAGCTGTTTTCCTTGACAATGGTATTTCTGTTGTTGTTGTCCACTATTTCGTGGACGGTAGAGAAGCATCTTTGTATGGGGCGTGTTATGGATGTTGGTGTATTTACAAATGCAGATGATTGTTGTTTGGGATTAGATGCTTTGTCAACAAGTGATGAGCCAATTGAAGATAAAAAGCCTTGTTGTGACAATGAAGTGTTTACCATGCAAGGGCAAGATGATTTGACTTATCATGAAACAGATTTAGATTTCCCTTTAAAGATATTTTTGTATTCTTATGCAAGGACCTATGTAGGCTTGTTTGTAGAAACGGAATATGATATTCTTTGTAATGTGAATCCTCCTCCTATACTCACTGAGGATTTACATATTCTTCACGAAGTTTTTTTAATTTGATTCCAATTGATAATGGTATTTAATGCCATGTCGTAAATGGTAGATACCCGTTAAAAGTTAAATATTCCTTGCTGGAACTCATGTAGGTGGCATGGTCTCAATATTTAAATTTTATGTCTTAGTGTACAGGATGCACAGATTAGGGAATAAATGAAATGAAATACTTCGAAAAAAAAATAATGAATAAATATATAGTAATACTAATAACGGCTATGCTGCCTGCTTTTATATTTTCGCAAGAACAAGAAAAGGTGGACGGTGTGGTCTTAGATTCAGAAGGCTCAAATGCGCTTAGTCTTTCTGGTGCCAATGTGTATTGGCAAGATTCCCAAACGGGAGTGGTAACTAATTTTGATGGTAAATTTTCCATACCTTATTTAAGAGGGCATAATAAATTAATTATTAGTTATGTAGGTTTTGAAAGTGATACGTTGGTTATAAATGAACCTAAGACAATTCGTATTAGTTTAAAGCCTTCAAATGAGCTAGATGAGGTGGTGGTGCAACAAGAGCGTGATGCTATTCAGAAAACCTATTTTAGTCCGCAGAATGTGATTACGGTAAATAGCGATGAACTTTTAAAAGCGGCCTGTTGTAATTTGGCGGAAAGTTTTGAAACCAATCCGGCTATTGACGTGAACCTGTCCGATGGGCTAACGGGAACCAAGCAAATTGAAATGTTAGGTTTAACCAGTCCGTATTTATTGATAACCCAAGAAAATATTCCAATGGTGCGCGGTGCATCGCAAGCTTATGGCTTAACGTTTACACCAGGTACATGGATAGAAAGTATTCAAATAACCAAAGGGGCTGGTAGTGTTGTTAATGGCTATGAAAGTATTTCAGGGCAAATAAATACAGAGCTCGTAAAGCCGTTAACCGATAATGCCGTATTTGTAAATGGATATGTAAATCAAAATGGGCGTTATGAATTGAATACCCATTTCAATAGAAAGTTAACGGAAAAGTTGAGCACAGGACTTTATGTTCATGGTAATACCAGAACGCAAAAAGAGGATGACAATAATGACGGATTTTTAGATGCACCCTTGGGTAAGCAATTAAATGTAATGAACAGATGGCAATATCAAGATGCCGAAAAAGGATGGGTTAGTTTCTTCAATATTCGTTTTTTGAATGATGAAAAACAAGTAGGGCAAGTGGATTTTGAGCCAGATACGGATAGAGTAGATGGTGGAAATAGGTCACAGAGCGGAGCCGAAGTTCCTGCACTGAGCGAAGCCGAAGTGTGGGGAAGTGAAATCAATACCCGCCGGTTTGATACGTCAATTAAGTTAGGTTATGTTTTTCCGGAATTGCCTTTTCAAAGTCTAGGTTTTCAAACTTCTTACAGTTTACATAAACAAGATTCCTACTTTGGATTTAGAACCTATGATATTACCCATGAAAGTTTGTATAGCAACCTCATATTCAATTCCATTATAGGTGATACTAGAAATAAGTTCAAAACCGGTATTACTTTCGCTTACGATGGTTATGATGAATTGGTGTCGGCAACAGATTACTCTAGAGTAGATAATTCTGTAGGTGCATTTATGGAGTACAGTTATGAGAATTTAGAAAAAGTGAGTTTAACCGCAGGTTTACGTGTAGATAATCATAATAGATTGGGAACATTTGTGACACCTAGGTTTCACATTAGATATACACCATGGGAAAAAGGAAGTTTACGGGGGTCTTTTGGTAGAGGTAAAAGGGCAGCCAATATTTTTGCCGAGAATCAGCAGCTATTTGGCTCTGCAAGAACCATCAATATTGCCAGTACAGATGGTGAAGTTTATGGTTTGGAGCCGGAAGATGCATGGAATTATGGAGTAAGTTTTTTGCAAGGATTTAATTTCTTGAACAAAAAAGGTGATATTACTTTAGATTATTACATCACTGATTTTAAGAATCAGGTAGTAGTAGATTGGGAGAACCCTCAGGAAGTTTCTTTCTACAATTTAGATGGTGATAGTAGTGCCAAGAGTTTTCAGGTTGAGGTGAATTATGAACTATTACCACGGTTAGACTTAAGAACATCATATAAATTCTATGATGTTTCAACAGACTATAGAAGCGGAAATCTTCAAAAACCCTTACTGGCGCAACATCGATTTTTTGTTAATTTAGGGTATGAAACCGAAGCCAAGGAGAACGGATCTCAGTGGAAGTTTGATTATACCTTGCATAGTATGGGTAAGAAAAGACTACCGGATACAAGTAGCAACCCTGTAGCGTACCAGTTGGCTGAGTATTCATCGCCTTATAACCATATGAATGCTCAAATTACCAAGGTGTTCTCAAAAAGTGTTGAGGTATATGTAGGAGGTGAAAATCTTTCTGATGTACAGCAAGACAACCCTGTTTTAGGGGCAGATGATCCGTTTGGTCCAAATTTTGATACTACAATAGTGTTTGCGCCAATTATGGGTAGAATGTTCTATGCGGGCTTTAGATTTAAAATTTAATTTATCAATTAATATACATATTATGAAAACAACTATTTTATCCATTGCAATGATGCTAATTGCCGTGATAACCTATGCACAAGAGAAGAATAAGAAAATGACATTTGATGTCAATGGTAAATGCGCCATGTGTAAAGAGCGTATTGAAGAAGCTGCGCTGAATGTGAAAGGGGTAAAGTATGCAAATTGGAGCATACCAACGCACCAGTTGGATATTATAATGGATGAGCGCAAAACCGATGCAATGAAAATAAAAACGGCTATCGTTGCCGTTGGTCATGATACCAAAGAATTAAAAGCCACAGAAGAAGCTTATAATAGTGTACATCCTTGTTGTAGATATAGGGAAGACAATTCTGATGATGGTCAACATCATGATGGTAACTAGATAATTGCTTTGTTTAGAGTGAGGTTTTGAAAAGAAAAAAAATGGGTGAAATTTTAGTTAATCTTTTGCCAACAAAATAATCACCGATCAAAATCTGAAATACATTAGCTATAGATTTATTTTTAAATTCTATACCAATGGCACAAGCAAAATCAGCAGGGAAACCAGCTGCAAAGCCTGCACCGGCAAAAGCTGGTAAAAAGGCTGCTCCAAAAGCTGCTCCTAGAAAGAAGTAGTCTAGTTATTGCCTTTAGAAGGCATACTGTTTTGGACATGAAAACCACCTTCTGTAAATAAAGAAGGTGGTTTTTTTGTTGCTCATATTTAAAATGAAAAAAACCGCTCTTGATATTTCAAGAGCGGTTTAAATTTTAAAGTCCCCTTTGGGGATTTAGGGGCTTTTACATCATGCCTGGCATTCCGCCACCGCCACCCATTGGAGGCATAGCTGGAGCATCTTCTTTAATATCTGTTAAAGCACATTCAGTAGTAAGGATCATTCCAGAAACAGAAGCTGCATTTTCTAATGCTACTCTAGTTACTTTCTTAGGATCGATAATACCTGCTTTCATCATTTCAACATACTTTTCAGACTTGGCATCGTATCCGTAATCACCTTTACCTTCAAGTATTTTGGCGATAACAACTGAACCTTCACCACCTGCGTTAGAAACGATAGTTCTTAAAGGAGCTTCAATGGCACGAGCTACAATTTGTAGACCTGTAGCCTCATCTTCATTATCGGTTGACACTTTAGAAAGAACAGATTTTGCTCTTACCAATGCAACGCCACCACCGGCAACAATACCTTCTTCAACGGCTGCTCTTGTAGCGTGTAAAGCATCATCAACTCTATCTTTTTTCTCTTTCATTTCAACTTCAGAAGCAGCACCAACATAAAGTACGGCAACACCACCGGCTAATTTAGCCAAACGCTCTTGAAGTTTTTCCTTATCATAATCAGAGGTAGTTGTCTCTATTTGAGATTTGATCTGGTTAACTCTAGTTTTGATATCTTTTGCAACACCGCCACCATTTACAATAGTAGTGTTGTCTTTATCTATCTGTACTTTTTCGCAAGTACCTAACATGTCTAAAGTAGTGTTGTCTAAAGAGAAACCTCTTTCTTCAGAAATAACCGTACCACCAGTTAAAATTGCGATATCTTCTAACATTGCCTTTCTTCTGTCACCAAAACCTGGAGCCTTAACAGCAGCAATTTTTAAAGAACCTCTTAATTTGTTCACTACCAATGTAGCCAATGCTTCACCATCGACATCTTCAGCTATGATCAATAATGGCTTACCAGATTGAGCTACTGGCTCCAATACTGGTAATAAGTCTTTCATTGAAGAAATTTTCTTATCGAACAACAAGATGTATGGGCTGTCTAATTCAGAAACCATTTTTTCTGAATCGGTAACAAAGTAAGGAGAAAGATATCCTCTGTCAAACTGCATACCTTCAACAACATCAACGTATGTATCTGTTCCTTTGGCTTCTTCAACGGTAATTACACCTTCTTTACCAACTTTACCGAAAGCTTGAGCGATCAAATCACCAATAGTTTCATCGTTGTTGGCAGAGATAGAGGCAACTTGTTTAATTTTCTCGGAAGAATCACCTACTTTTTTAGATTGTTTGGCTAAATCGGCAACGATAGCTTCAACAGCCTTATCAATACCTCTCTTTAAATCCATAGGGTTTGCACCTGCAGCAACGTTCTTTAAGCCTTCTTTTACGATAGCTTGAGCAAGAACTGTAGCGGTAGTAGTACCGTCACCTGCTAAATCATTGGTTTTAGAAGCAACTTCTTTTACCATTTGAGCACCCATGTTTTCTAATGGATTCTCTAATTCAATTTCTTTTGCTACGGTAACACCATCTTTAGTTACTTGTGGAGCTCCGAATGATTTGCTGATAATAACGTTTCTACCTTTTGGTCCTAATGTTACTTTTACTGCGTTTGCCAATGCATCAACACCTCTTTTTAGGCCGTCTCTAGCATCTATATCAAACTTAATATCTTTTGCCATTTTTATTTGTTGTTTAAATTTTGACCCAATGATATGTCTTAGGTCATTAAAATTATTAATTATCTATTTCGTGAAAATTAAAAGGTCTTAGGTTTTATGCCCAAGCCAAATGCTATTTTTAGATAATAGCTAGAATATCACTCTCTCTCATCATCAAGTAGTCCGTACCTTCTAATTTTAATTCGG
The sequence above is a segment of the Maribacter dokdonensis DSW-8 genome. Coding sequences within it:
- a CDS encoding GAF domain-containing protein, coding for MFNLLRPQVSSIIDSNKTPDAKMLAICELLKAEVPHYDWVGFYFKNGDKRELKLGQYAGAPTDHTIIPFGKGICGQVAESNENFVVPDVQAQDNYIACSITVKSEIVIPLFLNGENIGQIDIDSNTPDPFTKADETFLEFVNFEVAKIL
- a CDS encoding TonB-dependent receptor, which gives rise to MNKYIVILITAMLPAFIFSQEQEKVDGVVLDSEGSNALSLSGANVYWQDSQTGVVTNFDGKFSIPYLRGHNKLIISYVGFESDTLVINEPKTIRISLKPSNELDEVVVQQERDAIQKTYFSPQNVITVNSDELLKAACCNLAESFETNPAIDVNLSDGLTGTKQIEMLGLTSPYLLITQENIPMVRGASQAYGLTFTPGTWIESIQITKGAGSVVNGYESISGQINTELVKPLTDNAVFVNGYVNQNGRYELNTHFNRKLTEKLSTGLYVHGNTRTQKEDDNNDGFLDAPLGKQLNVMNRWQYQDAEKGWVSFFNIRFLNDEKQVGQVDFEPDTDRVDGGNRSQSGAEVPALSEAEVWGSEINTRRFDTSIKLGYVFPELPFQSLGFQTSYSLHKQDSYFGFRTYDITHESLYSNLIFNSIIGDTRNKFKTGITFAYDGYDELVSATDYSRVDNSVGAFMEYSYENLEKVSLTAGLRVDNHNRLGTFVTPRFHIRYTPWEKGSLRGSFGRGKRAANIFAENQQLFGSARTINIASTDGEVYGLEPEDAWNYGVSFLQGFNFLNKKGDITLDYYITDFKNQVVVDWENPQEVSFYNLDGDSSAKSFQVEVNYELLPRLDLRTSYKFYDVSTDYRSGNLQKPLLAQHRFFVNLGYETEAKENGSQWKFDYTLHSMGKKRLPDTSSNPVAYQLAEYSSPYNHMNAQITKVFSKSVEVYVGGENLSDVQQDNPVLGADDPFGPNFDTTIVFAPIMGRMFYAGFRFKI
- the groL gene encoding chaperonin GroEL (60 kDa chaperone family; promotes refolding of misfolded polypeptides especially under stressful conditions; forms two stacked rings of heptamers to form a barrel-shaped 14mer; ends can be capped by GroES; misfolded proteins enter the barrel where they are refolded when GroES binds) — translated: MAKDIKFDIDARDGLKRGVDALANAVKVTLGPKGRNVIISKSFGAPQVTKDGVTVAKEIELENPLENMGAQMVKEVASKTNDLAGDGTTTATVLAQAIVKEGLKNVAAGANPMDLKRGIDKAVEAIVADLAKQSKKVGDSSEKIKQVASISANNDETIGDLIAQAFGKVGKEGVITVEEAKGTDTYVDVVEGMQFDRGYLSPYFVTDSEKMVSELDSPYILLFDKKISSMKDLLPVLEPVAQSGKPLLIIAEDVDGEALATLVVNKLRGSLKIAAVKAPGFGDRRKAMLEDIAILTGGTVISEERGFSLDNTTLDMLGTCEKVQIDKDNTTIVNGGGVAKDIKTRVNQIKSQIETTTSDYDKEKLQERLAKLAGGVAVLYVGAASEVEMKEKKDRVDDALHATRAAVEEGIVAGGGVALVRAKSVLSKVSTDNEDEATGLQIVARAIEAPLRTIVSNAGGEGSVVIAKILEGKGDYGYDAKSEKYVEMMKAGIIDPKKVTRVALENAASVSGMILTTECALTDIKEDAPAMPPMGGGGGMPGMM
- a CDS encoding heavy-metal-associated domain-containing protein, translating into MKTTILSIAMMLIAVITYAQEKNKKMTFDVNGKCAMCKERIEEAALNVKGVKYANWSIPTHQLDIIMDERKTDAMKIKTAIVAVGHDTKELKATEEAYNSVHPCCRYREDNSDDGQHHDGN
- the purH gene encoding bifunctional phosphoribosylaminoimidazolecarboxamide formyltransferase/IMP cyclohydrolase, translating into MSSVKKASSALISVFHKDGLEPIVRKFQELGITIYSTGGTEKFITDLGIDVVPVEDVTSYPSILGGRVKTLHPKVFGGILNRQDNESDVAQLAEFEIPQIDIVIVDLYPFEKTVASGASEQDIIEKIDIGGISLIRAAAKNFKDVTCVSSMEDYADFLEVISADNGNISLEDRKRFAAKSFNVSSHYDTAIFNYFNQNHDLAALKVSETSGKVLRYGENPHQKGFFFGDFDAMFSKLHGKELSYNNLLDVDAAVNLMLEFKNDAPTFAILKHNNACGLAQRDTLHQAYVDALAGDPVSAFGGVLISNKEIDKATAEEIHKLFCEVVIAPSYNAEALEILKGKKNRIILIQNEVDMPEMQVRTCLNGMLLQEKDHKTDAIADLTNATTTKPTDQELEDLIFASKLCKHTKSNTIVLAKNKQLCASGTGQTSRVDALNQAIHKAESFNFDLKGAVMASDAFFPFPDCVEIADKAGITSVIQPGGSIKDQLSIDYCNEHKISMVMTGTRHFKH
- a CDS encoding rod shape-determining protein; protein product: MGFFDFLTEEIAIDLGTANTLIIHNDKVVVDSPSIVARDRISGKIIAVGKEANMMQGKTHENIKTIRPLKDGVIADFDASEKMLMMFIKNIPALKKKWFPPALRLVICIPSGITEVEMRAVKESAERVNGKEVYLIHEPMAAAIGIGLDIMQPKGNMIVDIGGGTTEIAVIALGGIVCDKSVKIAGDVFTNDIIYYMRTQHNLYVGESTAEAIKIEIGSATEDLQSPPDEKSVQGRDLLTGKPKQVQISYREIAKALDKSILRVEDAVMETLSQTPPELAADIYNTGIYLAGGGSMLRGLDRRLSQKTDLPVYIAEDPLRAVVRGTGIALKNLERYKSILIK
- a CDS encoding HYC_CC_PP family protein is translated as MKNLFHKLFSLTMVFLLLLSTISWTVEKHLCMGRVMDVGVFTNADDCCLGLDALSTSDEPIEDKKPCCDNEVFTMQGQDDLTYHETDLDFPLKIFLYSYARTYVGLFVETEYDILCNVNPPPILTEDLHILHEVFLI